Proteins from one Mycteria americana isolate JAX WOST 10 ecotype Jacksonville Zoo and Gardens chromosome 1, USCA_MyAme_1.0, whole genome shotgun sequence genomic window:
- the IAPP gene encoding islet amyloid polypeptide: MCNLKLSVFFIALSVTLSCLEATPIEKLLSVADDLSDGTSKRQGWILPVMSRNTLSGLSEEMPEQPAAKTKSSHHLEKRKCNTATCVTQRLADFLVRSSNNIGAIYSPTNVGSNTYGKRDTVGLLSREPQNNAQL; this comes from the exons ATGTGCAACCTAAAGCTGTCAGTTTTCTTCATTGCACTTTCTGTCACTCTGAGCTGTTTGGAAGCTACGCCTATTGAGAA ATTACTATCTGTGGCTGATGATCTATCTGATGGTACTTCCAAGAGACAAGGATGGATATTGCCAGTAATGTCACGGAATACACTCTCAGGACTTAGTGAGGAAATGCCAGAGCAaccagcagcaaagacaaaaag TAGTCACCACCTGGAGAAACGGAAATGCAACACCGCCACATGTGTGACACAACGCTTGGCTGACTTTTTAGTTCGTTCTAGCAACAACATCGGAGCAATTTATTCACCTACGAATGTGGGGTCCAATACATATGGAAAGAGGGACACAGTTGGGCTTTTAAGCAGAGAACCCCAAAACAATGCACAGCTTTAG